One part of the uncultured Bacteroides sp. genome encodes these proteins:
- a CDS encoding SusC/RagA family TonB-linked outer membrane protein, with protein sequence MKKTLMLLLTCFFAGISMVTAQNQKVTGVVIWEDDGQPVVGASILVKGTTVGTISDIDGNFTLFNVPGSAKSLVVSFIGMKSVEVAVKPTVKVVFASDAQVVDKVVVTALGISRKKRTLGYAVSEISGDEMLKARGGVSNPVNSLQGKIAGLQIQSGSGTMGGSSKILIRGVKSISGNNQPLFIIDGVPIEGTDYNSTDTQIGAGGYDYGNLVQDLNPDDIENISVLKGPNASALYGSRGTNGVVMITTKKAKKEDGYGVTFNSSVGLEIVNKLPKMQKLYGGGYYGFKNIAINGKNYLYPDMATDVSWGDKYEGQTFVSWLDLAKWEDGGKVGNPTTSKWNAPKHDIDDFFETGVSFTNNIAVSQATDRANARISYTNSDLTGYMPNSSLTKNIFNVAASTISADKRLEVFTNVTYFNSRAKGRPETGNSDNNVMKQFIQWGHRELDMKELKSMYMNSIGHQVTWNRAGWDNPTPMYNDNPYWSRYMNYENDSRNRIYGNVGLSYKILDNLKFQYKANVDFFVDKQYERNAVYSNELSRYYEISRQQIETNHEFMLSYNSRFKSDFSFNANVGSNFMNRRYEYMFGETDGGLAIPLFYNLKNSVNTPKSDNYFKKKSIRSAFANATLGYKNTYYLDMSLRVDWSSTLPKNNSSYKYPSIGGSFVFSELLKDKTPWLSFGKLSLNYAQVNNDTDPYQTIDTYSPYTDITATPGYNMSTALKNSDLKPESTNSYEAGLEMSFLNNRLGFEATIYSSETKNQIIPINGTYIHSTANSGVISNKGVELSLHGTPVKTANFSWESSLVLASNKNKVKKLVDGIAYYSLANAPFKVRIGAIEGKEYGTIQGTDFVYDDKGNRVINADGTYASASNRQNLGNLGKVYPDFTGGWSNTFRYKNFDLSVLFDFSKGGHYFSTSYMWGMYSGMLEETAAINENGVNIRESIANGGGVLLKGVLADGTVNTKRIDAETYGIEYYTGPAAQDVFKSDYLKLREINIGYTIPLSKSYFIKSFRIAAYGRNLAVWGPDVKHFDPESTVTSSGNIQGIESGALPSVANYGLNFSLKF encoded by the coding sequence ATGAAAAAAACATTGATGTTGTTATTGACATGCTTTTTTGCAGGTATTAGTATGGTAACCGCACAAAATCAAAAAGTAACAGGAGTTGTTATTTGGGAAGATGACGGGCAACCTGTTGTTGGAGCGTCCATATTAGTGAAGGGTACAACTGTTGGAACTATCAGTGATATTGATGGTAATTTTACGCTGTTTAATGTTCCAGGTTCGGCAAAATCTTTAGTTGTTTCATTTATTGGAATGAAATCAGTAGAAGTTGCTGTTAAACCAACTGTGAAAGTTGTTTTTGCATCTGATGCACAAGTTGTTGATAAAGTAGTTGTAACGGCTTTAGGTATTTCTCGTAAGAAGAGAACTTTGGGATATGCTGTCTCTGAGATCTCTGGAGATGAAATGTTGAAGGCTCGTGGTGGTGTAAGCAACCCGGTTAACTCATTGCAAGGTAAAATTGCCGGATTACAGATTCAAAGTGGATCGGGTACTATGGGTGGTTCTTCTAAAATACTCATTCGTGGTGTAAAATCAATCTCTGGAAATAACCAGCCATTATTCATTATTGATGGTGTGCCTATCGAAGGTACGGACTATAATAGTACAGACACTCAAATAGGTGCAGGTGGTTATGACTATGGCAACCTGGTTCAGGATCTTAACCCAGATGATATTGAGAATATCTCCGTATTGAAAGGCCCTAATGCTTCTGCTCTTTATGGTTCTCGTGGAACAAATGGTGTTGTTATGATTACCACGAAGAAAGCTAAAAAAGAAGATGGATATGGTGTTACATTCAACTCTTCTGTTGGTTTAGAAATTGTGAATAAATTACCGAAGATGCAAAAGCTATATGGTGGTGGTTATTATGGATTCAAAAACATAGCTATCAACGGGAAGAATTATTTGTATCCTGATATGGCTACTGACGTAAGCTGGGGTGATAAATACGAAGGACAAACATTCGTTTCATGGCTTGATTTAGCAAAATGGGAAGATGGTGGAAAAGTTGGAAATCCAACAACTTCCAAATGGAATGCTCCTAAACATGATATTGATGATTTCTTTGAAACTGGTGTATCGTTTACTAATAACATTGCTGTAAGTCAGGCAACAGACAGAGCAAATGCACGTATATCATATACAAATTCAGATCTTACTGGTTATATGCCAAACAGCTCTTTAACAAAGAATATTTTTAATGTTGCTGCTTCTACAATTAGTGCAGATAAACGTTTGGAAGTATTCACTAACGTTACTTACTTCAATTCAAGAGCAAAAGGACGTCCAGAAACCGGAAACAGTGATAACAATGTTATGAAACAATTCATTCAATGGGGACACCGTGAACTTGATATGAAAGAATTAAAGAGTATGTATATGAATTCAATCGGACATCAGGTAACCTGGAACCGTGCAGGATGGGATAATCCAACGCCAATGTACAACGATAACCCATATTGGTCACGTTATATGAATTATGAAAACGATTCACGTAACCGTATTTATGGCAATGTTGGATTGAGCTACAAAATTCTGGATAACTTAAAGTTCCAATATAAAGCAAATGTTGATTTCTTTGTTGACAAACAGTATGAACGTAATGCTGTTTATTCTAACGAACTATCTCGTTACTATGAGATATCTCGTCAACAGATTGAAACCAACCATGAATTTATGTTGTCATACAATTCTCGTTTTAAGAGCGATTTCTCATTTAATGCTAACGTTGGTTCAAACTTTATGAATCGTAGGTATGAATATATGTTCGGTGAAACAGATGGTGGCTTAGCAATTCCTTTGTTCTATAACTTAAAGAATTCTGTTAACACTCCAAAATCGGACAACTATTTTAAAAAGAAATCTATTCGTTCTGCATTTGCAAATGCTACGCTAGGGTATAAAAACACCTATTATTTGGATATGTCTTTACGTGTTGACTGGTCATCGACATTGCCAAAGAATAATAGTTCGTATAAATATCCTTCTATAGGAGGTAGTTTTGTGTTCTCTGAATTATTGAAGGATAAAACTCCTTGGCTTAGTTTTGGTAAGTTGAGTCTGAATTATGCTCAGGTAAATAATGATACTGACCCATATCAAACAATAGATACATATTCTCCGTATACAGATATCACTGCTACTCCAGGATATAATATGAGTACTGCTTTAAAAAATAGTGATCTGAAACCAGAGTCTACAAATTCTTATGAAGCCGGTCTTGAAATGTCTTTCTTGAATAACCGCCTGGGCTTTGAAGCAACAATCTATTCAAGTGAAACAAAAAATCAGATTATTCCTATAAATGGTACATATATACATTCTACAGCAAACTCTGGGGTAATAAGTAATAAAGGTGTTGAATTATCACTTCATGGAACTCCGGTGAAGACTGCAAATTTTTCTTGGGAATCATCACTGGTTTTGGCATCAAATAAAAACAAAGTTAAGAAACTTGTTGATGGAATAGCATATTATAGCTTAGCTAATGCTCCTTTTAAAGTTAGAATTGGTGCTATCGAGGGAAAAGAATATGGAACTATTCAAGGTACCGATTTTGTATATGATGATAAAGGAAATAGAGTAATCAATGCAGATGGAACTTATGCTTCTGCTTCAAATAGGCAAAATCTTGGAAATCTTGGAAAAGTCTATCCAGACTTCACCGGTGGTTGGAGTAATACATTCCGTTACAAGAATTTTGATTTAAGTGTGTTGTTTGATTTTTCTAAAGGCGGACATTATTTTTCAACTTCTTATATGTGGGGTATGTATTCTGGTATGCTTGAGGAAACAGCTGCTATAAATGAAAACGGAGTGAATATCCGTGAATCTATTGCTAACGGTGGTGGTGTATTGTTGAAAGGAGTATTGGCTGATGGAACTGTAAATACTAAACGTATTGATGCAGAAACCTATGGCATTGAATATTATACAGGCCCGGCTGCACAAGATGTATTCAAATCTGATTATTTGAAATTGCGTGAAATAAATATTGGTTATACAATTCCTTTAAGTAAGTCTTATTTTATCAAATCATTCCGCATAGCAGCTTACGGACGTAACTTAGCTGTTTGGGGACCAGATGTTAAGCATTTTGATCCGGAATCAACAGTTACAAGCTCTGGCAATATTCAGGGGATAGAAAGTGGTGCTTTGCCTTCAGTTGCTAACTACGGTCTAAACTTTAGTTTGAAATTCTAG
- a CDS encoding DUF1349 domain-containing protein, whose translation MKTNKKTVSILFALLITQIISAQTLEKMQWYNEPEQWEIKDKTISMYVTPQSDYWRISHYGFTVDDAPFYYSTYGGEFEAKVKITGEYKARFDQAGLMLRIDPENYIKAGIEFVDGKFNLSTVVTHKTSDWSVITIDKPVPYIWIKAIRRLDAVEIFYSFDDKNYILMRNAWLKDNTPVMVGIMAACPDGKGFNVTFEHFKVKHLPDMRRLEWLKRNAE comes from the coding sequence ATGAAAACAAATAAAAAAACTGTTTCAATATTATTTGCGTTGCTTATTACACAAATAATATCTGCTCAAACATTAGAAAAGATGCAATGGTATAATGAACCCGAACAATGGGAAATTAAGGATAAGACTATTTCGATGTATGTTACTCCACAAAGCGATTATTGGCGTATTTCGCATTATGGATTTACAGTTGATGACGCCCCTTTCTATTACTCAACATACGGTGGCGAATTCGAAGCAAAAGTAAAGATTACAGGTGAGTATAAAGCACGATTCGACCAAGCCGGACTAATGCTCCGCATTGATCCTGAAAATTACATTAAAGCTGGTATTGAGTTTGTAGACGGAAAATTTAACCTGAGCACAGTTGTTACTCATAAAACAAGCGACTGGAGTGTTATAACAATAGATAAGCCCGTTCCTTATATCTGGATTAAAGCTATCAGACGGTTGGATGCTGTTGAAATATTCTATTCGTTTGATGACAAAAATTACATTCTGATGCGGAATGCATGGTTAAAAGATAACACTCCTGTAATGGTTGGAATCATGGCTGCCTGCCCTGATGGAAAAGGATTTAATGTAACATTCGAGCATTTCAAAGTGAAACATTTACCTGATATGCGCAGATTGGAATGGTTGAAAAGGAATGCAGAATAA
- a CDS encoding helix-turn-helix transcriptional regulator: MDVIHKLNDELLKQKFIKKQELSARLDECKQIALSYARVENSIAVLSDMKTNTSYIFYGGVAEILGLARRSTTKIIHSIWEEDIFSRIHPDDLLEKHLQELRFFNFLKTIPKKERTDYHIANNIRMCDSSGKYVQVLHRMFYIASQSNDSIWLALCLYNLSTNTSSGNIIINSANGRILESGNQTTNNILSDREKEILQLIDKGKMSKEIASDLSISINTVNRHRQNILEKLHVDNSIEACRIAKGLKLF; encoded by the coding sequence ATGGATGTTATACACAAGTTGAATGATGAATTGCTAAAACAAAAATTCATAAAAAAACAAGAGTTGTCTGCCCGATTAGATGAATGTAAACAAATAGCTTTAAGTTATGCACGTGTAGAAAATTCGATCGCTGTATTGAGTGATATGAAAACAAATACAAGCTATATATTTTATGGAGGAGTGGCAGAAATATTAGGATTGGCTAGGCGAAGCACTACGAAAATTATTCATTCTATATGGGAAGAAGATATTTTTAGCCGCATTCATCCGGATGATTTATTGGAAAAACACCTGCAGGAACTTCGCTTCTTTAATTTTTTAAAGACTATACCAAAGAAAGAACGTACGGATTACCACATTGCCAACAATATACGTATGTGTGATAGCTCAGGCAAGTATGTACAGGTTTTGCATAGAATGTTCTATATAGCAAGTCAATCAAACGATAGCATCTGGCTGGCATTATGTCTTTACAATTTATCGACAAATACATCTTCGGGAAATATAATAATCAACTCAGCCAATGGGCGTATTCTTGAATCTGGTAATCAAACTACAAATAATATATTGTCTGACAGAGAAAAAGAAATTTTGCAATTAATTGATAAAGGCAAAATGAGCAAAGAAATAGCTTCTGATTTATCTATAAGTATAAATACTGTAAACAGGCATAGACAAAATATATTAGAGAAACTCCATGTGGATAATTCAATTGAAGCATGCCGGATTGCAAAAGGACTGAAATTATTTTAG